The segment TGTCATCTGTTGATGCTGCTCATAATTAGTATGTAATCTCCCTGCTGACACGAGGCTCTGTATGTGGGTCAGTGCCTCTCTCCCGATGTTTACAATAATATATGTGTACGATTGTCATCCCAACGCAGATCTCTAAGACACTTAACACAATCACAATCTCTTCTCAGCACTTGACAGTCTCAGGTTACTCCGTCTGTGAAGACAGCATGGCCACATGAAATCTGAGGACACTGAGCATGTGTGTAACCACAGCTTGGTTACTTCACATAGAAAAAATAAGTCATTCCACAAAGGaaaaaatttttatttttttggtttttggacACCCAgctttgctgcagtttgctgcGACAGGCAACTGCTTTCagcaaaaaaactgaaagaaaactgaaatggAAGTTAATTATTAGCAGGCAAACataacatttagcagctaaagagctAAATATTTTCCTCAGGGGTTGatggagaccaaaaacagagctgaaaaaGAGTGAATATTATCAGATGGTAAAAAATTTGACTCcaaattaatgtttgtttcatgtttgttgGACGTGCAACTGTTTGCTACAAACTTTGCTAAAGCAATCAATCTAAAAGGCTTTTTCCACCAGCCCCTAGAAATCAGTTGGCTTATAGGTTCAggagaataaaagaaatgaattaaaatacatCAACAATACAATAGCTAGCTGCAACAACACATGATACTCACATTGTATGTCACAGTggatatatttaaataaaactaacataGCAATTATTACAGCAATTTAATACAGTAAACCAAATAAAGTCATTAGTTTAAATGCACAAACCCTTTCTAAAGGGCCACAATAAAAAGTGCTACTACGATAATTCGAATGTCATGAACAGATCATATCTCTCTTACCTGGAGGATCATTAACCTGTAAAATGTTACATCAAGGTTTCTCATatgtttactgtagtttgataAAAACCCTGAAGTTGCAGCTACAGTACAAATGAACATTTGTGTGGTTGCTGCAGTGTTGCTAGACTACGCGCAACACTAATAATCACAGTGTGAAAAATGACAGCATCAGGACACCAACTTTTTCTCACAGTCTTGTTAGTAAAGGAAGGAACGAAAGAAAGAACCACATTTAATGCATCAACACTAAGACATGAGACCAAACACTGGAGTATTCAATTCTTAATCACTGACATCAAACATGTTGACCTCTGACATGCGTGTCACTGCCCTTTggcactgtgtttctgttgatgaataataaaaataatattaacttTGATAGGACACAGATGATCTTTTTCATTGGCTGCAAATACATCTGGTGTGCTGTCATACTGCGGGTCCTTGAATGTTTTATGAATGTGGGTGTAGTTCAGTAAGGAATTGGAATCACattatcttttctctctctctctctctcgttcgctctctctgtctctctctgtctctgcataGGCCTCTTTGAACATTTTTCCCTCAAGTTGTTGAACCTTTGAGGTCTTCACCACATAAACAATGACATGATGAGGTTTGTAAAGTGACACAGATCACTTCAGGAAGGGAAGAGACTCGTGACTCTACACTAGTGTAAATAGTGTACATACGTGTTGTATTTATATGCAGTTTCTACTGAGGTCCAGACTTTGAACCTTGATCTATACATAGAACTGTTTAACATTGacaatctgtttttattttagagacaGAGAGCTCCCTCAGATGACTCTTTGtacaaaaaaacagtaaaatgcagcGATTAGACACTGACAGACGTTTCTGTGGGATACTAAATAATCAATAATGTGTCTGTGGTGCCACCTTGTGGTATAAACTAGATCTCTAATGTCTAGAGACAGAGCCTCATGAGCACCGTCTTTGTTAGAAGGATATGTGACATGCACTGAAGCAGTTTATTAGGTGCAGAAGTCTTTGCAGGAGTCCTACAATAAATCCTCCATTCACAAAGGCGACGTTGTTGTTGCACTGTTTTAGAAAGCTGTTTGATCGTTTTGCAGAAGGCAGTTTGTGCTGCAGTTAaagtttattgttattataaataCAAGTGGAAGGGACAGAAGTAGAAAAATGCTTGTCATTAGCTCATCAGTACCAAAAACACAAGTTGTGtgtaaatgatgcattttttaaTCTAGTTTaggtgtaaataaaataaataaatgataataataaataataaacaaatctaTCATGTATACAATGCTTccttaaatatgtttttacacagcatttatatattaaaacacCTCTGCTATTGTAAAATATTAGACATGTGTGCAAGAAACCATCTTTGGACATTAGATCACGCCACAGTGGGAACTGCACAGGTGTAAATAATAACATCAGCAGCAGTAGAAATCCACAATGCCTGAGCTCCGGGCTGTTTAATGACAAGCAGAACTCTGTCTTTAACATCAGGAACTGACTGAAAAGACCTTAAGAAGACATTATCATCAATCAAATGTCACATGTTGTCATACAAAATCATGTCAGGTTTAAATAAGGCTGTGGTGGTGAGATTTGAGCCCAAGACACACATGAAGAGTCTGACATCGATCTGGAGGGAAGTCAGTAACAGGATGTGATTGCGGATTCAACATCATCTGAGGGAGATCTGAATTACACACAGTCTTTATTAAATCTGTATTTCTGCTCACCTATTGTCCTTCATCCCCTCAACAGCCCAAGAAAAAAGTGCACCTCATTCTTTAGTTCTCACATAAtaagtatttgtgtgtgatacTGTTTTGGGAGATCAATGAACATCTGAGTTGGGTCTGTGAAAAGAAATTTTATTGAATcagtaaaacattaaagtacAAGCAGAGTTTGCTGCTCGAGTCTTGATTACCACACCTCACTGATCTTGACAAGTTCACTCACCAAATAAACTGATCTGGGtgtaacagaaagaaagagttgTCTAgaaaaatcagtgttttcataaACACACGTGTCTGCATGAATCCACACGATGTACTTCAGGATttgcagaggaaaataaaaatagactttattttttttctttatttaaaaatgacgTATTCCATTAGTTTTAACACCCACTTGCCATGAATGCACCAcacagtgatttttatttatttatttgttgtttattaatgtttgaGATCGCATGTTAGATTTCCTCTCCACGTCGTGATGAATCTGCGGAGAcgcgctcctcctcctcctcctccgactGTGGAGCGAAAGTGCCTCCGCCGGAGCGGATGCTGAGTTTACGTGTTCCCGGAGATTTCATCATTCTCCTCTCACATTACGGTGGCCCATGCTTCTTCGTAGCGCAGCATCGGCACTGCTGAGGACCAGCGCCGAGATTCCCACCCTCTTCCCGGTGTCCACGGTCCGGTTTGTTCGGCAGTCGCTCCGCCACCCGCCCAGAAACAGACCTTTTTCAACGTCGGTCCGTTTgtgtaagaagaagaagaaaagcctGTGGTTGCAATTCGCGGAAGGACAAACCATGGACGGCAACATCGAAGAGATTCTCGCCCCTTTGAGGCTCGCAGTCAAAGAACAGGTGACACTAACATATCCCTTAGTCCCAGTCGACTTGGACTGAAGAGGTTGTTCACGGTTAGACTTGTTTTTATGGCTTCACACGGACACTCTCGGCGTGTTAGCTTGACAGGCTAACCGGCTAACGTGACCGGCTGCTCACGACGCTGATAATGAATGGGGACAGCCATTGCTTGCTAGCTGCTAACAGCTAGCTGCTAGCTGCTAGCAGCTAGCTGACAGTCATGTCTGCACCCTTTGCCACGTTTCATTGCATTGCTGCTGCAGACATTTGTGAGCAGGGTGGGGTTAAGTGTTTAGGCCAAGTTAATGCTACTTCTGTTAAAATCACACAGTGGGCTAATGGTTTTGTAAACATGGACAATTTTCAGGTGAATTGCAGGATTTTCTTTGTGGAGGTCTCAAGCCAGCTCTCTGTTTTAGGGGGACTTGGTTCGCCAGATGAAACAGGATGGTGTCCCTGATGTGGATATTACTAAAGCTGTGGCAGAACTGAAGGCAAGGAAGAGAACTCTGGAGGCCAAggtaaaatcaaatcaaattaaagtcCAGCTTaactgtatttaataaaatgttactgTAGTGTTTGTGAGTCAGATGTAATGCAGTTCAGCTGAGCCTGACACCTGTGTGTTGGTGAATTGAaacatataaattattatttttaaaggtttgttaTGGCGCTGTGCTGCAAATATTGATGGGGTTTTCATGTCAATCCACCACGATGATACCATGGGTGACTGAGATGGCAAATCTCATTAGAGCGTGTAGACAGTTTGAGTAAACTACTGCAAAAAAATTACATGTAACAGTATAATATGAGCTTTACTGGCTTGTGCCGTGTGACTGAACGTCTAAACCCATAATGATGCCTGAGCCAACGGCCTTTACTAATTAAAAACTATATGACATGGTTGAAATCCACAAAAGCTAGTAAGTGTAAGTTCTATTTTCCAAAAGCTGAACCAGATCATACTATAAAGCAACCCAGTTTCTTTGTATCTTGACAGGAAAAAATAGCTGTAAACATAATTTTCATTGCAGGAACTGGCACTACAACCCAAAGATGATATCGTTGATAGAACCAGGATGGAGGATACCCTCAAGAGGCGATTCTTCTACGATCAGGCCTTTGCCATCTATGGAGGTGAGGTCAGCGGCTAACGCACAAGTGCGTGCACAAACATATACATGGTCTTCAAGCACTCCGTCACCATGCAGTGATGCTCCCACAGGTGTGAGTGGTCTGTATGATTTCGGCCCTGTGGGCTGTGCCCTGAAGAACAACATCCTGCAGGCGTGGAGGCAGCACTTTATCCAAGAGGAGCAGATCCTGGAGATCGACTGCACCATGCTTACCCCTGAGCCCGTCCTCAAGTAGGTGCTCTGTAATGCTTTTGTTGCAGATAAAGTGCAAACTGTTACTGCTAATTACACCAAAAATCATTACCTGTGTCTATTCTCTGTGGGTGTTTATTATATAGTTTTTGGTCATTGCTTATGCATGAAGAGCCTGCCTGGTGGTTCCTAGAGTCAGCTACAAAGTGCTGAACTGTGGGTTTTTATTAACAGGCGTATAGTGATTCTGCAATTTTATGCATGGAAGCTGCCATATAGCAGCCTTCCATAGCCCGGTTGCAGAGACATTTTTGATTGGAGTcaaatgttcattttcttttgtgatgaatctgatttcttgtttgttaaattgtttCACCAGGACGTCAGGACATGTGGACAAATTTGCTGACTACATGGTGAAAGATGTCAAGAATGGGGAATGCTTCAGGGCTGACCACCTTCTCAAAGGTAAGTGCCTGTTTGACTATATTTAGAAACTTGGCTTCCACTGCTGTGTAAACTAAAGATTAGTCACAGCCGCAGACGTCTTTGTAAGTTTTTCATCTGTATTATTCATGGGATTCTGCAGAGGGAGGCATGGACGCGGTCCACACGTGCTGtcagtggctgctgctgctggttggcTGGGCTCTAGAGTATCACGGTTGTGCCTGAGGGAGAATGGAAGTGGCTGGACCAGCAGAAATTACACAGGGCTTTCATAGCAATACAAGCTGCTAGGATCACAGTGACTGGATCTGTGCCAAAAGGCTGCCGGGAAATTTCAGATAAAATGGGAATGCGTCTCACTGAAAGCTTTAGTGACAAATGTTCCCCGATGCTAAAACATATGATGTAATGTAACTCTACAGTGTTGTATGTAAAATGACAGCAGATTTAGTCTAAAACGACTAAATACTCTTCTGACCTGCAGCCCATCTCCAAAAGCTGATGTCTGATAAGAAGTGTGCGGCAGAGAAGAAGGCTGAGATGGAGGAAGTCATCACTCAGGTCAGTGTTGACTGAACGAAAATAAAGAATACTTGTTACTGACAAAGCTACAAATGATTTTCTTGACTTTGTGTAATCTTATTTTCAGATGGACAACTACACCCAGCAAGAGTTGACTGATCTCTTTGTGAAATACAACGTTAAGTCACCAACCACAGGAAATGACCTGACCGCTCCCATCTCCTTCAACTTGATGTTTCAGACATCCATTGGACCAGGGGGGAGTATGCCAGGGTAAATTACTCTAAAAAATTGTTCTCGCTGATGCTGTCGAATGTACATAACTGTTGGGTAATCACTCAACTCTTAATCTGCAGCTATTTGAGGCCTGAAACAGCTCAGGGAATCTTCCTTAACTTCAAGCGTCTTTTGGAGTTTAACCAGGGAAAACTGCCCTTTGCTGCTGCTCAGATCGGAAACTCCTTCAGGAACGAAATCTCTCCTCGCTCTGGGCTCATTCGTGTTAGGTGAATAATCGCTAAACCCTTATTGTACCCATTATTACTCTTCACACTTCATTAATTTAACGTGAATATAACCACTCTCCACACAGAGAGTTCACCATGGCTGAGATTGAGCATTTCGTGGACCCAAATGAGAAGGTTCACCCTAGATTCTCCAATGTAGCCAACCTGGATATCATCTTGTACTCCTCCAAGGCCCAGACCAGCGGGCAGTCTGCACAGATCATGAGGCTTGGAGATGCTGTGGAGCAGGTGGGTTTGTAACCAAGCATGTAGAGATGTTCTTGTGCcattaacatacatttattttagaactACAATTCCTCTTCTGCGACAAGAAGATTAAATTtttaacatcaaaataaaaaataaaaaaataatgtgcctACTTCagcactgacatttaaaaaaaaaaaaaaaaaaaggacaaaggcAACTGTTGTTGACTGTAATCTTCAATCTTACTTTTACatgatgtttttgttacatttaactaaaaacataatctaataaaacaaagttaattttGGTAAAATATGGTTTGATTACGCAACACAGTTTGGGCAAAAGTTTATGTTCAGAATTAGAGAGTTTTGCGCTTATTGTTgccttctgtctctttcaggGAGTGATCAACAACTCCGTCCTGGGATATTTCATCGGGAGGATCTACCTCTACCTTACTAAAGTTGGTATTGCCAAAGACAAGCTTCGTTTCCGACAGCACATGGACAATGAGATGGCTCACTACGCCTGTGACTGCTGGGACGCTGAAGCAAAAACCTCCTACGTATGTCCCTTACAGTGTTTCCTTAAGGCTTATAGGCTTCATATGTGTAATTTCATATGAGGGACTTACACTGATGTCTCTTACAGGGCTGGATTGAAATTGTAGGGTGTGCCGACCGGTCTTGCTATGATCTGAAATGCCATGCACGAGCTACAAAGGTCCCTCTGGTTGCAGAGAAGCATCTTAAAGAACCCATATCCTTAAAACTGCAGCAGTGCTGAACACTATAAAAATATCCTGAAACATCCAGGAAACTTTTATTCTCTCACTTTCACTTATTCTTCAGCCATTCTCCTTAATTTCTCCACACAAAGTTGTAAATGTCGTCCAGTTTGAGCCCAACAAGGGAGCCATTGGGAAGGCATACAAGAAGGATGCCAAGATAGCCATGGAGTATCTGTCCGTGTGCGACGAATGCTACATTACTGAACAAGAGCAGCTGCTTAATGAGTCTGGGTGAGTGCTGCTAAGTACAGGGCTGTATGGCcatctaataaaaacaatagtTTTGCAATTTCCAAAGCAGTGAGTATGTTTAATTCCACTTTACAGAGAGTTCACCATTGAGACAGAAGGCAAGACGTTCAAACTCACAAAGGACATGGTCAGTGTGAAGCGGTTCCAGAAGACTCTGCACGGTGAGATTGACGTATTATAGATGTAATGTTGGAAGAAACACTAAGTTGATGTTGGGAGAAACTGACAACTTCCATAACACacatctgtttgtctttgttgccCACAGTGGAGGAAGTTGTTCCAAATGTAATCGAGCCTTCCTTTGGCATCGGTAGGATCATGTATACCATCTTCGAGCACACATTCCACATTCGAGAAGGTGACGAACAAAGAACGGTAAGCACGACATGCTGATCAATATTACCAAGTGCCATTGTGTACCGGGCGTGGGGGATAAGATTTTATGTAGTCATATTGTTGTTGTCCTCCTACACTCTTACTGACAGTTTACTACCTGTTCTTAACATTGATTTaataaacatctgtgttttgctttgtgtacTGTAAGAGCTGTGGTGAATGTCCATCTTGATGTTAATGGCGATAGACATATGGACACAACAAGTTGGACATAAGGAAGTTACAAATGCTATTTTAGAGTACAACCCTGATCTGCTCATAATTACTGTGCCAGCTCACACAACTTTTACCATTTTACCTCCAGTTCTTCTGCAGAACTTATTTTCCTGCCCTATGTTGTAAAACTGAATGAGGCCAAATTTTTATAGTCggaataaattaataaattatattgtgAGTTTGGCCCTAAGGAAGTTcaaacattgttaaaatgtgagtatgatgtttgctttatgtttattatgtgGCTTATTGACTTTGAAGATGAGCAGTTGCtctgcagctgtcagtgtcaCTGAAATTGAAATAGTGGCTGAGTCAGTGAGTCTGACCATACATAGTAGATCAAAGCTGGAAAATATAGTCGGTATTGTCATTATGTGGCAACTCACGGAAGCAAGTACTGCTATCACTCTCTCCTTTAAACACTGTTGTTGCATTTTACATGGAAAGCAGTAATTAAAGTTTGCTGGttgcctgtgtgtttttcccttttcaaaGTATTTCAGCTTCCCTGCTACTGTAGCTCCATACAAATGTTCCGTCCTGCCTCTGAGTCAAAACCAGGAATTCATGCCCTTTGTAAAGGAGTTATGTAAGTACCTACACTGAAATATCATAGGCtatattctatttatttctgAAGAGGAGAAATGTTCTACATCGTTGgtaaatgtcttttctctccccGTCCTTCTTAGCTGAGGCATTGACCAAAAATGGAGTCTCTCACAAAGTTGATGACTCATCAGGATCCATTGGAAGGCGCTATGCCAGGACGGATGAGATTGGAGTGGCGTTTGGCATCACCATCgactttgacactgtgaacaaGACGCCTCACACAGCCACTCTGAGAGACCGAGACTCAATGAGGCAGATCAGGGCCGAGGTACGTACATAAATACTTATACACTGTGTCGTTGGGATATGTAGGTGTGCTCTGTGTTAAGGGGAATGATGATAAGCTGAACGGCTCTTATAAATGATTCTCTCTCACTTCAGAAGTGTTTTCACTACACACAGCAGTGCTTCAGTTGTAATTACACACACCATTTAACACAATCAAGTAAACTCTGTATCTCCCTCCTCAGGTCAGTGAGTTGCCTGTGATTGTTCGGGATTTGGCCAGTGGTACGGTGACCTGGGCAGAAGTAGAGAGCAAGTACCCAGTCTTTGAAGGACAGGAGACCAGCAAGAAGGAAACAATCGAAGAGTAAATCCGGCTCATCTGGCACTCGCCccatgacaacacacagactTGTTCCGTATGCGTCACCAGGAGGAATATTGCAACTGTATAGTGGTGCACCGAGCGCTTCCTGTGTTCTACACCACTGCAATCACTAAAAATGTCATGTATTCATCATATCTAACAGTTGTGGAAAAGCTTGCACAGgactgttgtttcttttgatgAGCAACATTTCATCCATGTATGACCATGTTTTAAAAGGGAGAAAATGTAATCAGGTTTCTGGTGGAAGGAGGCTTCCACCATTCCACTTTTCCGGCAAATTGGAGTAAGATATTTAacaatttcaataaaaatgGCCAGCACTTACTGGACATGGAcataaaactttgttttcaatCAAGTTTCCAGTGCTGTGGATTCTGTCCGAGGTATACAGAAGAGAGTCTGCAGTCAAAACCACATAGCTCAGTTCAAATATCccaaaatatatttctttttaaatattaaatataatatcttTTCTAAGCTCAGGTTAAAATCAGCATCTGCTTGTTTCCACTAACATTAGAAAAAATAAGATGAGACATCAAAATATGTCAAGAAATGGTCTTAAATTTTAGCATCAACTGTAATTCAGTCTGTTTAAAAGAGAACTAGAGTTAAAGCCTGGGCtgataatttaaatgtttgggAAATGTGCGCTGCTGTTATTTTATGTACCCTGGAATACATAGTAATAGTATGAACTAATGTATGATCGAACTatagctgctgtgttttactgtgagtGCTTATTTCATCCactagatttattatttatggtaATACAAGCCAGTCTCCTGCTGGTTGAATGAAGCTGTCAAAGTTTGAACAttaatttatagaaaaacatgtttctgttgtgaGAAACTAACAGAACTGATTTACTTGATagtcaaatgttttttgcaGTAGTTATATAGATTCTTTaaccagtgtttttattaacttttaaagATAACATTTCTGACTTATTGCCTGATGCCAAGGCTGCGGACTAATAACTGGGAATAAGTGAACAAACGACTCACAGCTGGTAGGACAAATGTTCATACAAAATGTATGAACTGAACCTTAAAAGTAGTAGTTTAGTTTTGCTCACATCATGACGCAAGTAAATTTAGTCTTATTTTGTCTCATGCTGGAAGAACTGTGTGCCCACAGTCAAAGGGGTGTGCGTGTTAGTAGCCTATTCAGGAGATATACCCACCCGCCACAATATGGGGAGCTGTATTTTCCCAATTTAAAGTTGGACAAAAAGCGCCACCATTCAAACAGTTATGTCTTTATGGCAGTATAAAGATCAGTAAGAGCTTCATGATGCATGATGATGTAAATCCTGTGAAGATGGAAGAAGTGCTGGTTCCTTTAAGGATGGCAGTGAGGGAACAGGTGAGTTGTTAGACCAGGTAACACACCGGCTTTACGTTTCCACAGTGCAGGGTTGTTTTTTCTTGAGGGTTCACTGTTTAATATGATTTTACATCTCCAATTCTACCATCTATTATTGACCTGCTGTAGAAGTTCTTGATCGTCGTTGCTACAGTTTTGCAGTCTGTGATCACTGAAACATAAAATGGTTTAGTTCAACTTGAGGTGAAACGTTCCAAAGATTAGAATAACCTCAGACTCAACCtgattatttgtcttttttcctttccaGTTTTCTGTAGAACTagttttaaaatgtcctcagtgcATAGTTAGAGGCAGAGGTGTGGTCAAGATCATAGGAGACTGGTTTTTCAGATCTTCCTTAAGGTGGAGTtggtctgttgtctgttttataCGAACATAACTTAGATTAACTTAGAGACGGGTTTAGAAAACCAGTTTTAAGTGCTGATGAGAGAGTTTCATACAAAGGTAAATTTAAATCTATGTATTCATTATGGGACTTTGGGGCATTGAAAGCTCTCTAAacaagtttattatttattgaaccTTCTTggctgtttctttttaaatctttattctACCTATGGGTGGGTGACTGATAAACTGTTCACACGCTGTCCCTCACATTCAGGAGCACAATCATATCTGGAGGAAATGCCGACACCTGCTGGTAGAGAAGGGATCATCCaatgctttgctttgctttgctacTCTCTTTGTTTTAGATGGATAACTACGCTCAACAGGAGCTGGCTGATCTCTTTGtgaaatacaacattaaatctCCCTTCACAGGAAGTGACCTCACCCCTCCCATGTTTCATACGTCCATCGGGACCTGGAGGGCAACATGCCTGGGTACTGATCAGGATGTCTctcatggaaaaaaaagtgctgtATTGAAGTGGTACAACTTATTGTTTCTGTG is part of the Anabas testudineus chromosome 2, fAnaTes1.2, whole genome shotgun sequence genome and harbors:
- the gars1 gene encoding glycine--tRNA ligase, producing the protein MLLRSAASALLRTSAEIPTLFPVSTVRFVRQSLRHPPRNRPFSTSVRLCKKKKKSLWLQFAEGQTMDGNIEEILAPLRLAVKEQGDLVRQMKQDGVPDVDITKAVAELKARKRTLEAKELALQPKDDIVDRTRMEDTLKRRFFYDQAFAIYGGVSGLYDFGPVGCALKNNILQAWRQHFIQEEQILEIDCTMLTPEPVLKTSGHVDKFADYMVKDVKNGECFRADHLLKAHLQKLMSDKKCAAEKKAEMEEVITQMDNYTQQELTDLFVKYNVKSPTTGNDLTAPISFNLMFQTSIGPGGSMPGYLRPETAQGIFLNFKRLLEFNQGKLPFAAAQIGNSFRNEISPRSGLIRVREFTMAEIEHFVDPNEKVHPRFSNVANLDIILYSSKAQTSGQSAQIMRLGDAVEQGVINNSVLGYFIGRIYLYLTKVGIAKDKLRFRQHMDNEMAHYACDCWDAEAKTSYGWIEIVGCADRSCYDLKCHARATKVPLVAEKHLKEPKVVNVVQFEPNKGAIGKAYKKDAKIAMEYLSVCDECYITEQEQLLNESGEFTIETEGKTFKLTKDMVSVKRFQKTLHVEEVVPNVIEPSFGIGRIMYTIFEHTFHIREGDEQRTYFSFPATVAPYKCSVLPLSQNQEFMPFVKELSEALTKNGVSHKVDDSSGSIGRRYARTDEIGVAFGITIDFDTVNKTPHTATLRDRDSMRQIRAEVSELPVIVRDLASGTVTWAEVESKYPVFEGQETSKKETIEE